A region from the Sphaerodactylus townsendi isolate TG3544 linkage group LG01, MPM_Stown_v2.3, whole genome shotgun sequence genome encodes:
- the LOC125425855 gene encoding epoxide hydrolase 1-like: MWQQILQSVRSYDMPQRNMIAVSCVLGGGGLLVYWLLSRHRMKTLEMGDGWWGSGAKSSRDKEDEGIRPFQVKTSEKEIQDLYQRLDQARYTPPLESSGFNYGFNSNYLQKVISYWRNQFDWQKQVKILNQYPHYKTTIEGIEIHFIHVKPSRNLRGLTAKPLLMVHGWPGSFYEFYKIIPLLTDPAAHRLSDEDLVFEVICPSIPGYGFSEAPHQQGFDTMACARIFHKLMQRLGFQEYYVQGGDWGSRITTNMAQMLPKSVKGLHLNMMFLTKIGWSGFMSLLLGAYVPWLVGLTREDSRRLFPYFKKHVYDLLRETGYLHIQATKPDTVGCGLNNSPVGLAAYILEKFSTWTDKSFRNLDNGGLERKYSLDELLTNVMIYWVSSSIVSSMRFYKENLSQSPASAPDARIDVYVPTGLSAFPNELAHAPRSWAKKKFKNIVNYSYMPRGGHFAAFEEPELLAQDIRHFVRKVERL; the protein is encoded by the exons ATGTGGCAGCAGATCTTACAGAGTGTTCG GTCGTATGACATGCCCCAGAGAAATATGATTGCAGTCTCCTGtgtgctgggaggcggaggcctCTTGGTTTATTGGCTTCTGTCAAGACACAGGATGAAGACCCTggaaatgggagatggatggTGGGGTTCAGGGGCGAAGTCATCAAGAGACAAAGAAGATGAAGGAATTAGACCCTTTCAAGTGAAAACATCTGAGAAGGAAATTCAG GATTTGTACCAGCGCCTTGACCAGGCACGCTATACTCCACCACTGGAGAGTTCTGGTTTCAACTATGGTTTCAACTCCAACTACCTTCAGAAGGTGATCTCCTATTGGAGGAACCAGTTTGACTGGCAGAAGCAAGTTAAAATCCTCAACCAGTATCCACATTATAAAACAACTATTGAAG ggattgaaattcattttatccATGTGAAGCCATCTCGTAATCTGAGAGGCCTGACAGCCAAGCCTTTGCTGATGGTGCATGGCTGGCCCGGCTCCTTCTACGAGTTCTATAAGATCATCCCACTGCTTACTGACCCTGCTGCTCACAGGCTGAGTGATGAGGATCTAGTGTTTGAGGTCATCTGTCCATCCATTCCAGGCTATGGCTTCTCAGAGGCCCCCCACCAGCAGG GCTTTGACACAATGGCTTGTGCTCGGATCTTTCACAAGCTGATGCAGAGACTGGGCTTCCAGGAGTATTATGTCCAAGGGGGAGACTGGGGCTCGCGAATCACCACAAACATGGCCCAGATGCTGCCAAA ATCTGTAAAGGGGCTTCACCTGAACATGATGTTCCTGACAAAAATTGGTTGGAGTGGCTTTATGTCTTTACTGCTGGGAGCCTATGTGCCATGGTTGGTGGGCCTCACCAGGGAAGACTCACGTCGTTTATTTCCATACTTTAAGAAGCATGTATATGACCTCTTGCGAGAGACTGGCTACCTGCACATCCAGGCCACCAAACCAGACACAGTAG GGTGTGGATTGAATAATTCTCCTGTGGGCCTTGCTGCATACATTCTAGAAAAGTTCTCTACCTGGACAGATAAATCATTCCGGAATTTGGACAATGGAGGTCTGGAAAG GAAATACTCTCTGGATGAACTTTTAACCAATGTCATGATTTATTGGGTGTCTTCCTCCATTGTGTCATCAATGCGCTTTTACAAGGAGAACTTGTCTCAGAGCCCTGCCAGTGCACCTGACGCCAG GATTGATGTTTATGTTCCCACTGGCCTTTCTGCCTTCCCTAATGAACTTGCCCATGCCCCTCGGTCCTGGGCAAAGAAGAAGTTTAAGAACATTGTCAACTATTCCTACATGCCCCGTGGCGGGCACTTTGCCGCCTTTGAGGAACCAGAACTTTTGGCTCAAGACATCAGGCACTTTGTAAGGAAGGTAGAGCGTCTTTGA